The following DNA comes from Notolabrus celidotus isolate fNotCel1 unplaced genomic scaffold, fNotCel1.pri scaffold_171_arrow_ctg1, whole genome shotgun sequence.
CTTGAGGTGAGGTCAGGTGAGGTCAGGTGAGGTTAGGAGAGTTCACTTGAGGTGAGGTCAGGTGAGTTCACTTGAGGTGAGGTCAGGTGAGGTCAGGTGAGGTTAGGTGAGTTCACTTGAGGTGAGGTCAGGTGAGGtcaggtgaggtgaggtgaggtcaGGAGATTTCAGGTGAGGTGAGGTCAGGTGAGTTCACTTGAGGTGAGGTCAGGGGAGGTCAGGTGAGTTCACTTGAGGTGAGGTCAGGGGAGGTCAGGTGAGTTCACTTGAGGTGAGGTCAGGTGAGGTCAGGTGAGGTTAGGTGAGTTCACTTGAGGTGAGGTCAGGTGAGGTCAGGTGAGGTTAGGTGAGTTCACTTGAGGTGAGGTCAGGTGAGGTCAGGTGAGTTCACTTGAGGTGAGGTCAGGTGAGGTCAGGTGAGGTTAGGTGAGTTCACTTGAGGTGAGGTCAGGTGAGGTCAGGTGAGTTCACTTGAGGTGAAGTCAGGTGAGGTGATTTCAGGTAGCTGTATGCTAACGTTATAGCGATGCTAACCATGCTCTGATGCTAACCTGCAGGTGGCTGCTCTCAGGTGTTAGCTGAGGTCACAGCTttcagacaggaagtgaagagCATCATCACTCTCTCTAACTCCACCCACCTCCCTCTCGGATATGGATTCCTATTGGCCGAAGGTTTGCGTCTGACCCCAGAGGAGCTCCagatcagccaatcagaggaggagctgcagatcACAGACAGGCTGCTGAGCCGCTCCAGAGCTGCTCTACGATTGGCTGCTTTCTCCAGTGAGTTAAAGACACGGAAACACTTCACATAAacaccacagggggcgctgttTACTGCTTCTACATTGAACCCTCACCAGTGTGAGGTTCAGAGTCAGTGATGAGTCTTTAATCTGGCGTCCCTCTCTTACAGCCGTCCAGATGTTTCTCCCTCCTCAGCGACGCTCCTACCAGCCGTTCACGCCAACCTGTGACGCCGACGGACTCTGGCTGCACACACAGTGTTACCACAGCACaggtcccacacacacacacacacacacacacacacacacacacacacacacacacacacacacacacaaacacacacacccagaatTGTCAttttaacgtgtgtgtgtgtgtgtgtgttatctttCAGGTCAGTGTTGGTGCGTTGATGAAGATGGAGAGTTCATCCCAAACACTCTGACCAGCCGCTCACTACAGCTGCCTCAatgtgagctcacacacacacacacacacacacacacacacacacacacacacacacacacacacacataaacacataaacacacacacacacacaaacacacaaacacacacacacacacacacacacataaacacataaacacacacacacacataaacacacacacacacacatacacacaaacacacacaaacataaacacacacacacacacaaacacacacacacacacacacacacataaacacataaacacacacacacacataaacacacacacacacacatacacacaaacacacacaaacataaacacacacacacaaacataaacacacacacacacacacaaacacacatacacacacacacacacacacacacacataaacacataaacacacacacacacacaaacacacaaacacacacacacacacacacacacacacataaacacataaacacacacacacacataaacacacacacacacacatacacacaaacacacacaaacataaacacacacacacacacaaacacacacacacacacacacacacataaacacataaacacacacacacacataaacacacacacacacacatacacacaaacacacacaaacataaacacacacacacaaacataaacacacacacacacacacaaacacacatacacacacacatacacacacactcacacacacacacacacacacacacactggtaaacactgtttcctcctgcaggtcTGACCCGCTGTCAGAGAGCTCAGGCTCACACGCTGCTCTCTGGTTGGATGAAAGGCTCTGACATCACAATGACATCATCTTACAGCCCACAGTGTGAGGAGgtatgtccacacacacacacacacagatcagtgtTTCCCTCACTGACTACCTGAGCAGGTGTGAGAGTGGACAGGTGAGACACCTTGATGAACATCACTCagacctgtttgtgtttcaggacGGACGCTTCTCCGTGCTGCAGAGAGGGGGCGCTGCAGGCTGGTGTGTGAACGCACTGACCGGAGAGACGATGCAGGCGGCAACACCAAGTGCTGACGGACAACTgacatgtacaaacacacacacacacacacacacacacacacacacacacacacagtctttgtGATGTGTTCACTGTCTCACTTCAATGTGTAaatctgtaaactgtgtgtgGTGCGTTCAGGTCCCAGCTGGTGTGAGCTCAAAGGTTCTCAGTGTCGTCGTGACGGCTCCTTCATCCCGCTGCAgtgtgatgtcacttcctgttggTGTGTTTCTGAAGACGGACGGGAAGTGGGCGGGACCCGAACCCCTCGAGAGACAGGGAGCACGCCGTCATGTGACCGTAAGAGTCTCACACAGATGGTTAATTTAAAGGGGGCCCCCTACTGGACGAGGGAGGAACTGCACCTcagctctcctgctctctctctctcttcaggtcCCCTGTGTCCCGCCGCCGTTACCCATGGTGCACTGCTCTGCCACCCCGCAGTCGATGCTCGTCAGAGCTGTGACCTCATCTGTCACCATGGTTACCAGAACtcacttcctgtcagcagcttcCTGTGTGAGACGGAGAGCGGGCGATGGGACGGAGATGACAGACCTCTGAGGGGGGCGTGTCAGAGTAAGAGCCGGCCCGTTAAAGGGACATTACacagatttaaagagacaggcaCATCAcagtaacagtgtgtgtgtgtgtgtgtgtgtgtgtgtgtgtgtgtgtgtgtgtgtgtgtgtgtgtacagtctcTCAGCCTCTTCAGTCCGTCTCTTCCGCTCAGCTCTGGTCGTTGTCATCATCCTGCTCTCAGATCAGCAGTTTACAGACTCTGATGTTAAACATGATGAGGAGCCGAGGAGTCTGCTCTGCACAGGTAACACTGTtcacctgaactacacctgaactacacctaaactacacctgaactacacctgaactacacctgaactacacctgaactacacctgaactacacctgaactacacctaAACTACACCTgatctacacctgaactacacctgaactacacctaaactacacctgaactacacctgaactacacctgaactatacctgaactacacctgaactacacctgaactacacctgaactatACCTGAACTatacctgaactacacctgaactacacctgaactacacctgaactacacctgaactacacctaAACTatacctgaactacacctgaactacacctgaactacacctgaactatacctgaactacacctgaactacacctgaactacacctgaactacacctgaactatacctgaactacacctgaactacacctaaactacacctgaactacacctgaactacacctgaactatacctgaactacacctgaactacacctgaactacacctgaactatacctgaactacacctaaactacacctgaactacacctgaactatacctgaactacacctgaactacacctgaactacacctgaactacacctgaactatacctgaactacacctgaactacacctaaactacacctgaactacacctgaactacacctgaactatacctgaactacacctgaactacacctgaactacacctgaactatACCTGAACTatacctgaactacacctgaactacacctgaactacacctgaactacacctgaactacacctaaactacacctgaactacacctgaactacacctgaactatacctgaactacacctgaactacacctgaactacacctgaactacacctgaactatacctgaactacacctgaactacacctgaactacacctgaactacacctgaactacacctgaactactcaTGAACAAACCTTCTTATCTTACCTGACACTGaaaactatgtgtgtgtgtgtgtgtgtgtgtgtgtgtgtgtgtgtgtgtgtagctcccCTCAGGTcactctgtgtcagtgtgtgactcGTCGATAGTGCGTCTGCAGTGTGACGGTGACGACACGTTGAAGGTAACGCTGCGATTCAGCGCTGAGCTGTCCGACCTCccgacctttgacctccctgACCTCCATGACGTCAGTGAGTAGAAACACCTTTACCTGCTGCTCCTCGCTCAGGCTCTCCTGACTCCATAAACAGACCTTTAACCTCGGGTTGATGAAGCGCAGGTGTTTCAGTCCCCTGACAGAGCAGGGTTCTCAACATGAGGGTCGGGACCCTCTGAGGGGCCGCAGGGTGACTCTGAGGGGTCGGTTTTAAAgtcttcttttttgtgtttttcaggtttGTTTATGAATGAGTCCAAACTCCTGGCGGGGGTGCAAGGAGTTCTGGGTAATATTCGCTCCATGCTCACATCAGAGCCCAAACTGGTTTCCCTGACAACCCCAACTTTCGGTTGTTCCAGTGGTTTCCACCCGGCCTCAGACGGGGACAGCTGCGGTGAGTCGGGTTGGGTTCTGTGAGCCGCCTCCTCTCAGGGACTCAGACTCCCATGATGCCTCAGTGTTTAAACTTGacagtctgtctctgttttctcagtCGTGTGTCCCGCTGGGACGTTCTTCAGGGAGGGGGCGTGTCCTCTGTGTCCTCAGGGAACCTATCAGGATGAagaggggcgggacttctgcaaCAGGTGTCTCAGAGGCTCCTCCCCTGCTGGAGCGTCATCGGCCAATCAGTGTGAGTCCTTGAACCCCTCAGATTATAATGACCTCTTGATCTTACCTATAGCGCCCCCCTCAGGaataacctgtgtgtgtgtgtgtgtgtgtgtgtgtgtgtgtgtgtgtgtgtgtgtgtgtgtgtgtgtgtgtgtgtgtgtgtgtgtgtgatcaggtgtAACAGAGTGTCAGAGGCGGGGCCTGCGGTGTTCGGAGGAAGGTGACTTCCTGCCAGCACAGCCTGACTTCCTCTCTGGCAGGTGGAGGTGTGTCAGCAGTGAGGGGGCGGAGCTTGAGTGGACAAGCAGTGAAAAACCTCTGACTGATGACGAGTGCTCAGGTGACAtctcagcagccaatcagagagcagcttCCCTCTTTATCTCACTTCAGACAGATTtgattaagtgtgtgtgtgtgtgtgtgtgtgtgtgtgtgtgtgtgtgtgtgtgtgtgtgtgtgtgtgtgtgtgtgtcagttctcAGCAAGTTTCAGCCTGTACCTGGATCAGATGTTACGGTCGGAGCTGAAGACTCAGAAGTCCTGCAAAcgatgacctctgacctcacatCCTGTGTCAAAGGTATCCAGGTTATTAAATATGATGTTTACAGCCTtacaaaggtcaaaggtcagactgCTCAGTGGGTGCGGTCTTGTTAAGGTCAAAGGTGACGgagcctctctgtgtttgattctcAGCGTGTGCAGCAGAACCGTCCTGCCACCATGTGGCGCTGTTCAACAAGCAGACTCAGTGTGAACtgtacagcacacacacactgaacacacactgcaacacctcccagcaggtaaacacacacacacacacacacacacacacacacacacacacacacacaaagtgcgTGGTGAGCATAAAGTGCTCACCTGGTCTGATGTTAAGATCTCTGAACATGTGACGTGAACTACGACTCCCAGAGTGCATTTCACCAGCAAACCTCCAGCAGAGGGCTCCACAGAGACCATCCAGATTAAACAGGGTTCTGGATCAGTTCTGGACCATGATGTGAACAGGCAGCACCTCAGTCCTCAGCCGCCGAGGCTCATGGGTAACGTAGTATTTCACTGTGACTGTTTCAGACCGCTGGGTTCCTGGGTAACCCTCAGGCCGAGCTCTTTGATTCGCTGAGCTGCTCGATGAGAGTGAGGGGCGGAGCTTCAGACCTACTCGTCATCAGGAAGAAAGGTACTGTTGTCATGACTACCAGGTGACCAGGTGTTGACAGAGCGGTTATGTTTGACGTACAGGTCGGCATTCAGTCTcacaccgtgtgtgtgtgtgtgtgtgtgtgtgtgtgtgtgtgtgtgtgtgtgtgtgtgtgtgtgtgtttaggggcGGAGTTCTCCTcgctgcagcaggagcagcagagctTCGTGAGGATGACCATGAAGAAGGCGCTCTCAGGTGTGTTCAGGACTCAGGTGTTCTCCTCGGCGcggtcctctctctctgacgcTCATCGTTTCTGTCAGGACGGCTGCAGCCGGGACGCGTGCTGCGAGGGATTCATCCTGAACCAGAACACCCTGAACGGAGGTATGAGGTTACCGTGGAGACACGCTCACCTGACGGAACAGGTAACCCAATGACACCTGAGCTTTCTGCCCCGCCCCCTCAGGTTCCCTGCTCTGTGGTTGGCTGAGAGCTCCGTCCGTCTTGATGTGCGGGGAGGAGGACTGGGATGTGACCGGACAGGGGACGGCCAATCGTATCTGTGGGGCGGGGCTTACCTACAGCGAGCAGCAGAAGAACTTCCTGTTCGACTTCGGAGGACAGACGTTCACAATCAGTAAGAAAGAAACaagagaataacagagagaataaagaggagaggacagattaacagagagaataaagaggagaggacagattaacagagagaataaagaggagaggacagattaacagagagaataaagaggagaggacagattaacagagagaataaagaggagaggatagattaacagagagaataaagaggagaggacagattaacagagagaataaaggaggagaggacagattaATAGAGAcaataaaggaggagaggacagattaacagagagaataaagaggagaggacagattaacagagagaataaaagaggagaggacagattaACGgagagaataaaggaggagaggatagattaacagagagaataaagaggagaggacagattaacagagagaataaagaggagaggacagattaacagagagaataaagaggagaggacagattaacagagagaataaaagaggagaggacagattaacagagagaataaagaggagaggacagattaacagagagaataaagaggagaggacagattaACAGAGCgaataaagaggagaggatagattaacagagagaataaaggaggagaggacagattaacagagagaataaaagaggagaggatagattaacagagagaataaaggaggagaggacagattaacagagagaataaaggaggagaggacagattaacagagagaataaaggaggagaggacagattaacagagagaataaaggaggagaggacagattaacagagagaataaaggaggagaggacagattaacagagagaataaaggaggagaggactcatgaactctctctctctcagatgaGTCTGCTCTGCCCGCCGACAGTAAGAACAAAAAGGACTACCAGGCCTCCATCATCAGCTTCCAGTCCGTCTACCTGAACACAGGTACTCAGACACAGCTTTAAGAAGGGGAGGAGCCAAAGAGAACCAATCAGAGAGGAGCATTCAGAATGTTAAACACACACCTCTAacttcactgtgtttgtttgtttgtgtgtttgtttgtttgtttgtttgtttgtttgtttgtgtgtttgtttgtgtgtgtgtttgttgtttgtttgtttgttgttggagagtttgtttgttgtttgtttgtgtgttgtttgtttgttgtttgtttgtttgtttgtttgtgtgtttgtttgtgtgtttgttgtttgtgtgtttgtgtgtttgtttgtttgtttgtttgtttgtttgtttgtttgtttctttgtttgtttctttgtttgtgtgtttgtttgtgtgtttttgtttgtttgtttgtttgtttgtttgtttgtttctttgtttgtttgttgtttgttgtttgtttgtttgtgtgttgtttgtttgtttgtttgtttgtttgtgtgtttgtttgtttgtttgtttgtttgttgtttgtttgtttgtgtgtttgtttgtttgtttgtttgtttgttgtttgtgtgtttgtttgtttgtttgtttgtttgtttgtttgtgagtttgtttgttgtgtgtgtgtgtttgttgtttgtgtgtttgtgtgtttgtttgtttgtttgtgtgtgtgtgtcttcagggTCAGCAGCTGGTGGTTCTGGTTCCTGTGCAGCAGCAGATCCCGGACCTCTTCTGGACGGTCTGTATCAGAAACATGAATCGTATTTATTGATAAAGGTTGGAGatgttgaagagagacagagacgagTCTCTGAgagactctgtctttgatccttTGATCCTTTGATCCTTTGATCCGAGGAACAAACAcgttcctccctcctcctcttagAGAAGGGTCTTAGAGAATAAggtgttgatgtttttgtgtgCTCCTAGTCTCAGTTCAGCAGAAGTTTGAGTCTCTGTCGGAGGACGACGTCCTCGTGGACCCTCAGAGGAAACTCTCCATGCTCTCCTTCTGGCTCAACAAGAACAACTACAACTCCCAGCAGGCTTTGCTCTGGTGCCTTACAcgtacgtcacacactctgacgGTGTTTAAAGGTTTATGGAGCTGACTTCAGGTGTTAACaactgactctgtgtgtgtgtgtgtgtgtgtgtgtgtgtgtgtgtgtgtgtgtgtgtgtgtgtgtgtgtcctcaggttGTGACTCCGAGCCGCTCTGCTCCACCTCTGACCTCAGGGACTCGGACTCTCCTGGGTTCTTCAGCTGCTCGTTGTTTCCTGACAGCAGAGTCTGTGGAGCGTACGACAAACCTCTGAGGCGGCCCTGTCGCCACCTGCTGGACAGAACGCCACGCAACACCTACAGCAAGAAGGGtaacactgatgatgatgatgatgatggtgatgatgatgatgatgatgatgatgatgatgatgatggtgatgatgatgatgatgatgatgatgatgatgatggtgatgatgatgatgatgatgatgatgatgatggtgatgatgatgatgatgatgatgatgatgatggtgatgatgatgatgatgatgatgatgatgatgatggtgatgatgatgatgatgatgatgatgatgatgatggtgatgatgatgatgatgatgatgatgatggtgatgatgatgatgatgatgaggatgatgatgatgatgatgaggatgatgatgatgatgatgatgatgatgaagatgctgatgatgatgatgatgatgatgatgatgatgatggtgatgatgatgatgatgatgaagatgctgtgtgtgttctcagtgGATCTGTCTGGAGCAGTAAAGAGTTTCTATGAGAGAGTTTCCTTCCAGAAGATGGTTTCTTACTCCGTACGCAGCCGAGTCAGCGTGTCAGGAAGCACATCGCTGTCTGAcgggtaacacacacacacacacacacacacacacacacacacacacacacacacacacacacacgcacgcacgcacgcacacacacacacatgcactcacatgcacacacagacattttgGAGTTTCACATTtattgtgcgtgtgtgtgtatgtgtgtgtgtgtgtgtgtgtgtgtgtgtgtgtgtgtgtgtgtgtttgtgtgtgtgtgtgtgtatgtgtgtgtgtgtgtgtgtgtgtgtgtgtgtgtgtgtggtgtgtgtgtgtgtgtgtgtgtgtgtgttcaggttcaGGGAGTGTGAGCGGCGCTGTGATGAAGATCCTTGTTGCCGTGGTATCGGATTCGTCCGAGACA
Coding sequences within:
- the tg gene encoding LOW QUALITY PROTEIN: thyroglobulin (The sequence of the model RefSeq protein was modified relative to this genomic sequence to represent the inferred CDS: deleted 1 base in 1 codon) translates to MAWLLCITCILVCCPNLLQGKASEYQLESETLSQCELLRGVAVAKQQDDAPHCAEDGRFRPVQCSGRGQECWCVDPEGLEMVGTRTSGSAPHCPSPCQLQSALRCAPSGLFETVQCESSRGQCWCVDQDGMELYGTRQSGRPERCPGSCEVRSRRLLHGSGSHSPPQCADDGSFLPVQVQFINTTDRRPLDLLHAFNRFPEAFETFSSFRKFFPSMSSYSFCSNSRGRETENTGVELLLSEVYDSAFSGLRSGRSFSQTNIYRVLQRRMLGVRLALTGHFRCPSPCEEERRAAVEASSVFVPSCESGGSFRSRQCQQGGQCWCVDPAGREVPGTRQQGDSLTCSSGLADCPTQRRLALSRLFSGPVDPSFQASSVRPRSSCLPLLSPLRELLPVEVDPSSFLSHLAEVLHGLFPSVGGALQALSRSSPRRFQENLFGGKFLKSAASFNFSGALGAQGALGLDRLSSQNLSLRKNQDLVLSTSKALEDPAFLSALQHTLRGLSSSHSTSLDQVLTPFLRSCSGDEVDAETVFIPSCTLRGEFQEVQCGGADCWCVDSQGREMEGSLTAGSRPRCPSLCERQRAMALKVKGNMAASAEIHIPACSEDGDFLPLQCVGSRCFCVDTEGRTMTAGPTGGAVTCPERKTLKPSGGCSQVLAEVTAFRQEVKSIITLSNSTHLPLGYGFLLAEGLRLTPEELQISQSEEELQITDRLLSRSRAALRLAAFSTVQMFLPPQRRSYQPFTPTCDADGLWLHTQCYHSTGQCWCVDEDGEFIPNTLTSRSLQLPQCLTRCQRAQAHTLLSGWMKGSDITMTSSYSPQCEEDGRFSVLQRGGAAGWCVNALTGETMQAATPSADGQLTCPSWCELKGSQCRRDGSFIPLQCDVTSCWCVSEDGREVGGTRTPRETGSTPSCDRPLCPAAVTHGALLCHPAVDARQSCDLICHHGYQNSLPVSSFLCETESGRWDGDDRPLRGACQISQPLQSVSSAQLWSLSSSCSQISSLQTLMLNMMRSRGVCSAQLPSGHSVSVCDSSIVRLQCDGDDTLKVTLRFSAELSDLPTFDLPDLHDVSLFMNESKLLAGVQGVLGNIRSMLTSEPKLVSLTTPTFGCSSGFHPASDGDSCVVCPAGTFFREGACPLCPQGTYQDEEGRDFCNRCLRGSSPAGASSANQCVTECQRRGLRCSEEGDFLPAQPDFLSGRWRCVSSEGAELEWTSSEKPLTDDECSVLSKFQPVPGSDVTVGAEDSEVLQTMTSDLTSCVKACAAEPSCHHVALFNKQTQCELYSTHTLNTHCNTSQQTAGFLGNPQAELFDSLSCSMRVRGGASDLLVIRKKGAEFSSLQQEQQSFVRMTMKKALSGVFRTQVFSSARSSLSDAHRFCQDGCSRDACCEGFILNQNTLNGGSLLCGWLRAPSVLMCGEEDWDVTGQGTANRICGAGLTYSEQQKNFLFDFGGQTFTINESALPADSKNKKDYQASIISFQSVYLNTGSAAGGSGSCAAADPGPLLDVSVQQKFESLSEDDVLVDPQRKLSMLSFWLNKNNYNSQQALLWCLTRCDSEPLCSTSDLRDSDSPGFFSCSLFPDSRVCGAYDKPLRRPCRHLLDRTPRNTYSKKVDLSGAVKSFYERVSFQKMVSYSVRSRVSVSGSTSLSDGFRECERRCDEDPCCRGIGFVRDTKSPGGSGVVCLSLISLGIQTCGEDDMTTWRSQDCKPSVVKTSPDP